The proteins below are encoded in one region of Fibrella aestuarina BUZ 2:
- a CDS encoding SDR family NAD(P)-dependent oxidoreductase, with protein MIPQEKAGSEPVASKVWFITGTSRGFGRVWAEAALKRGDKVAATARNLDSIADLTTTYGDNVLTLALDVTQPEQVKAAVEQAHAHFGRLDIVFNNAGYSLVGTIEEASADDIRALYETNVIGPVSVIQAALPLLRAQGSGHIVGTSSNLGHVTLPVIGYYCSSKWAFEAIHESLAAEVKPFGINVTIIEPGAYATEFGSQESLKFAKGLDVYTDFKNQFFGNLRTMERGNPEATPDALFAAVDAENPPLRFFLGSHNLPSVRAAYAERMATWEAWESVSNAAQGAVA; from the coding sequence ATGATACCGCAAGAAAAAGCAGGCAGTGAGCCTGTAGCATCAAAAGTCTGGTTCATCACAGGTACGTCCCGGGGGTTTGGGCGCGTTTGGGCTGAGGCGGCCCTCAAACGGGGCGATAAAGTGGCCGCTACCGCCCGCAACCTGGATAGTATTGCCGACCTGACCACAACCTACGGCGACAACGTGCTGACGCTGGCGCTCGACGTAACGCAACCTGAGCAGGTAAAAGCCGCCGTTGAGCAAGCCCACGCGCATTTTGGCCGGCTCGATATCGTGTTCAATAATGCCGGGTATTCGCTGGTTGGTACCATCGAAGAAGCCAGCGCGGATGACATTCGCGCCCTTTACGAAACCAACGTCATTGGGCCGGTTTCGGTGATTCAGGCGGCGTTGCCGTTGTTGAGAGCGCAGGGGAGCGGTCACATCGTGGGTACGTCGAGTAACCTGGGGCATGTAACGCTGCCGGTGATCGGCTACTACTGTTCGTCGAAATGGGCGTTCGAAGCCATTCATGAAAGCCTGGCTGCGGAAGTAAAGCCGTTTGGTATCAACGTGACCATTATTGAACCCGGAGCCTATGCTACTGAGTTTGGCAGTCAGGAATCCCTGAAGTTTGCCAAAGGACTCGACGTCTACACGGACTTCAAAAATCAGTTCTTCGGAAACCTCCGCACTATGGAAAGGGGCAACCCGGAGGCCACTCCCGACGCGCTGTTTGCCGCCGTTGACGCTGAAAATCCACCGCTCCGGTTCTTTCTGGGTAGCCATAACCTGCCCTCGGTACGTGCTGCCTATGCGGAACGAATGGCGACCTGGGAAGCCTGGGAATCGGTTTCCAACGCCGCGCAGGGGGCAGTGGCATAA
- a CDS encoding nuclear transport factor 2 family protein — translation MKTSNLSFVMARLLTLLLLPAFTATTLAQSLNPEVVAFVKTYQTAYNKGDRPTLMTLFADNVGWVNPDGSVTPGSKADVEADYVRDFGETAGSYMDLTVVSTEAQPDGKVKVGTTVSGYDFVRKTGAKLNPTAGTYEMMIGKVGGQWKISQVKWSMNQVALEMRDLMKRFQDAFNREEAATLKTMFTADAVRTATDGTTIKGAAIGDFYTQGFVDADVTNVVSLANVSPQFDGSVIFTGTYHLTGRSATGERIVREGAYSNTAVKENGQWKISRNTQVKLVKAMVYHKVADYAAWKKGFDLFYNERMLAGELSAEVSTLADDPNTVCIISEWASPDAPKAFFARPDLAERMQKDGVIDKPIMLIMSKK, via the coding sequence ATGAAAACCAGTAACCTGTCTTTCGTCATGGCCCGGCTGTTGACGCTGCTGCTCCTCCCGGCTTTCACGGCCACCACCCTCGCTCAGAGCCTCAACCCCGAAGTGGTTGCCTTTGTCAAAACCTACCAGACAGCCTATAACAAAGGCGACCGGCCCACGCTGATGACCCTTTTTGCCGACAATGTGGGCTGGGTAAACCCCGATGGCAGTGTAACGCCCGGTTCTAAAGCCGATGTTGAAGCCGACTACGTACGCGATTTCGGCGAAACGGCCGGGTCGTATATGGACCTCACGGTGGTCAGCACCGAGGCTCAGCCTGATGGCAAAGTAAAAGTCGGCACGACTGTCAGCGGCTACGATTTCGTGCGGAAAACCGGCGCGAAGCTCAACCCCACGGCAGGTACCTATGAGATGATGATCGGCAAGGTCGGCGGACAGTGGAAAATCAGTCAGGTCAAGTGGAGTATGAACCAGGTTGCGCTTGAGATGCGCGACCTGATGAAGCGGTTTCAGGATGCCTTTAACCGCGAGGAGGCAGCGACCCTGAAAACGATGTTCACCGCCGATGCCGTGCGGACGGCTACAGACGGCACCACCATAAAAGGGGCTGCGATAGGTGACTTTTACACGCAGGGGTTTGTCGATGCCGACGTGACCAACGTCGTTTCGCTGGCCAATGTTAGCCCGCAGTTCGATGGCAGCGTGATTTTTACAGGAACCTATCACCTAACGGGGCGGTCGGCAACAGGAGAGCGGATCGTGAGAGAGGGAGCTTACAGCAACACTGCGGTCAAAGAGAACGGGCAGTGGAAGATCAGCCGCAACACACAAGTCAAACTCGTCAAAGCGATGGTCTATCACAAAGTGGCCGACTATGCCGCCTGGAAAAAAGGCTTCGATCTGTTTTATAACGAACGAATGCTGGCGGGCGAACTAAGTGCCGAAGTCAGTACACTGGCCGACGATCCCAACACGGTTTGTATCATCAGCGAGTGGGCCTCGCCCGATGCACCGAAGGCTTTTTTTGCCCGCCCGGATTTGGCGGAAAGGATGCAAAAAGATGGGGTCATTGACAAGCCTATAATGCTGATTATGAGCAAGAAATAA
- a CDS encoding DUF1624 domain-containing protein, whose protein sequence is MPSSIKSRIESIDVLRGLIMVIMALDHTRDFFHGQAYTDDPLNLDTTTPVLYVTRWITHFCAPTFALLSGTSIYLQGLRKSRSELSLFLLKRGLWLIVAEVLLIVPGDTFTLFTSITLVVFWSLGISMVFMAGLTWLPFRAILSIGLAIVLGHNLLDAVEQAPGFTSGFWWALFHGGDHRVFDYAPGRVIVVLYPFLPWLGLMMLGYCLGRLFEPTVAASKRQQWLVYFGAGAIGLFVGLRLLNGYGDPFPWSVQKDGLTTVFSFLKVHKYPPSLLYMCITVGPALLGLALLENIHNRVTAVLRTYGRTAFFYYTIHWYVLHTLRMLVFFAAGHTMTEADKSLKIIPMRFVLPGEGGYDLGVVYFIWIAVVASLYPLCRWFDDYKTTHKEQWWLSYL, encoded by the coding sequence GTGCCTTCATCAATCAAAAGCCGCATCGAGTCCATCGACGTACTGCGGGGCCTGATTATGGTCATTATGGCGCTGGACCATACGCGTGATTTCTTCCACGGCCAGGCCTATACCGACGACCCGCTCAATCTCGATACCACCACGCCGGTCCTGTACGTCACCCGCTGGATTACCCACTTCTGCGCCCCTACGTTTGCCTTGCTATCGGGTACGTCCATTTACCTCCAGGGTTTACGAAAATCGCGTAGCGAGTTGAGTCTATTCCTGCTGAAACGGGGCCTGTGGCTCATTGTCGCCGAGGTACTCCTGATTGTGCCGGGGGATACTTTTACCCTGTTTACTTCCATCACGCTGGTCGTTTTCTGGTCGCTGGGCATCAGCATGGTGTTTATGGCCGGGCTGACGTGGCTGCCGTTCCGGGCCATACTGAGTATTGGTTTAGCGATCGTTTTAGGCCATAATCTGCTGGATGCGGTGGAACAGGCACCAGGATTTACATCGGGGTTCTGGTGGGCGTTGTTCCATGGTGGCGATCACCGTGTGTTTGACTACGCGCCCGGTCGGGTCATTGTGGTACTGTACCCGTTTCTTCCCTGGCTGGGGCTAATGATGCTGGGCTACTGCCTGGGCCGGCTGTTTGAGCCAACGGTTGCCGCCAGCAAGCGTCAACAATGGCTGGTTTATTTCGGTGCCGGCGCCATTGGGTTATTCGTGGGGCTGCGCTTGCTGAATGGATACGGTGACCCCTTCCCCTGGAGCGTCCAGAAAGATGGCCTCACCACGGTGTTTTCGTTCCTGAAGGTGCACAAATACCCCCCGTCGCTGCTGTACATGTGCATTACGGTCGGGCCGGCACTGCTGGGCCTGGCGTTGCTGGAGAACATCCACAACCGCGTTACGGCCGTGTTGCGCACCTACGGACGAACGGCCTTTTTTTATTACACGATCCATTGGTACGTCCTGCATACCCTGCGCATGCTTGTCTTTTTTGCCGCTGGCCATACCATGACGGAGGCCGATAAATCGCTGAAAATCATACCGATGCGGTTTGTGCTACCCGGTGAGGGTGGCTATGATCTTGGGGTGGTTTACTTCATCTGGATAGCCGTTGTCGCGTCGTTGTACCCCCTGTGTCGCTGGTTTGATGACTACAAGACAACGCACAAAGAGCAGTGGTGGCTGAGCTATCTGTGA
- a CDS encoding LytR/AlgR family response regulator transcription factor translates to MPQVMPFQPSSPDGLPVRLLVVEDDMLIGAKIALLLTSLGYEVTGVVARGEEALHHAETNRPDIVLLDVQLRGTTDGIETAQALHERGAIPVIFVTANTDEATFNRAKATHPYAFIGKPINNLDLQRAIELTLSLLPERTQPPKADVSASLEPSEAPYVLNDRIFVRHIDRMVRIALADILYLEADRNYCHLFTAGQQYTLTTPLKLLVATLPTQQFLRVHRSYMVNLLRVDEVAENRLTVGGKTVPLGHIYRDELLRRIRMV, encoded by the coding sequence ATGCCCCAGGTTATGCCCTTTCAGCCGTCCAGCCCCGATGGGTTGCCCGTAAGACTACTCGTCGTGGAGGATGATATGCTTATCGGGGCCAAAATCGCCCTGCTGTTGACCAGCCTCGGCTATGAGGTAACAGGGGTAGTGGCGCGGGGCGAAGAGGCCCTGCACCATGCCGAAACCAACCGCCCCGATATCGTACTGCTTGACGTGCAGTTGCGGGGCACGACCGATGGCATCGAAACGGCGCAGGCGTTGCATGAGCGGGGTGCCATTCCGGTCATCTTTGTGACGGCTAACACCGACGAAGCGACTTTCAACCGGGCAAAAGCCACTCACCCCTATGCGTTTATCGGCAAGCCCATCAATAACCTCGATCTACAACGGGCCATTGAACTTACATTGAGTTTACTGCCTGAACGTACCCAGCCGCCCAAGGCCGACGTTTCGGCGTCACTGGAACCGAGCGAGGCACCTTATGTACTGAATGACCGGATTTTTGTGCGCCACATCGATCGCATGGTGCGTATCGCACTGGCCGACATTCTCTACCTGGAAGCCGATCGAAACTACTGCCATCTGTTTACGGCCGGGCAGCAGTATACCCTTACTACGCCACTCAAACTACTGGTAGCAACCCTCCCCACGCAGCAGTTTCTTCGGGTGCACCGGTCGTATATGGTCAACCTGCTGCGGGTAGACGAGGTCGCTGAAAACCGCCTCACGGTAGGGGGAAAAACCGTGCCGTTGGGCCACATCTACCGCGACGAACTGCTGCGCCGTATCCGAATGGTGTGA
- a CDS encoding helix-turn-helix domain-containing protein: protein MKKEENGPYKIESLADAHRAFGLPNPRHPLISLINGANNPVAMHALPGSHVLGFYKISYKPKLGGKLKYGQSYYDFDEGGLLFASPGQVIGSSQDDGSICSQYTLLIHPDFFLGYPLAKTIKHYGFFSYSTNETLHLSEEEKGTIIGLFNMIEKELDSRIDDFSQSVLIAQIELLMSYADRFYKRQFITRKAVNHDLLQKLEDVLDRYFADETSLRQGLPTVSYLAAHLNLSPSYLSDMLRSLIGQNAQQYIHDKLIAAAKEKLSTTTLSVSEVAYELGFEHSQSFSKLFKTKTNLSPLEFRRSFN, encoded by the coding sequence ATGAAAAAAGAGGAAAACGGCCCGTATAAAATCGAATCGCTGGCCGATGCCCATCGGGCTTTTGGGCTACCGAATCCCAGGCATCCGCTGATCAGCCTCATCAATGGCGCCAATAACCCCGTGGCCATGCATGCGTTACCCGGCTCGCATGTGCTGGGTTTCTACAAGATTTCGTACAAACCAAAACTGGGCGGCAAATTGAAGTACGGCCAGAGTTATTATGATTTCGATGAAGGTGGTTTGTTGTTCGCGTCGCCGGGTCAGGTCATCGGCAGCAGTCAGGACGACGGCAGCATCTGTTCGCAGTATACGCTGCTGATTCATCCCGATTTCTTTTTGGGCTACCCACTGGCGAAGACCATAAAGCACTACGGCTTTTTTTCGTACTCGACCAACGAGACGCTGCACCTGTCGGAAGAGGAAAAAGGGACGATCATTGGCCTCTTCAACATGATCGAGAAGGAGTTGGACAGCCGGATCGACGATTTCAGCCAGAGCGTGCTTATTGCTCAGATTGAGTTACTGATGAGCTACGCTGATCGGTTTTACAAACGCCAGTTCATCACTCGCAAAGCCGTAAACCACGATCTGTTGCAAAAACTGGAGGATGTACTGGATCGCTACTTTGCCGATGAGACCTCCCTGCGTCAGGGGTTGCCAACGGTCAGCTACCTCGCGGCGCACCTGAACCTGTCGCCCAGTTATTTGAGTGATATGCTCCGGTCGCTGATCGGGCAAAACGCCCAGCAGTACATTCACGATAAGTTGATTGCCGCCGCCAAAGAGAAGCTCTCGACCACTACATTATCCGTAAGCGAAGTGGCCTACGAGCTGGGGTTCGAGCACTCGCAATCGTTCAGCAAACTGTTCAAAACGAAGACCAATCTTTCGCCCCTCGAATTCAGACGATCGTTTAATTAA
- a CDS encoding RidA family protein translates to MKTNPFVPILALFAALILFAASCTTAPQKADEKPAAQSDVPEYFLLRPDVEKAYGYSHAVRIGNELKISGAVSMDEKGNLTAKGDLGQQMKNCYADLDKVLKHYGYNWDDVVVENILTTNMSEFVAQSAYRNTIYKKQFPTGSWFGVKELALPGQLIEIELEAYKVR, encoded by the coding sequence ATGAAAACCAACCCATTCGTTCCCATTCTGGCCCTTTTTGCCGCCCTAATCTTGTTTGCCGCCAGTTGCACTACCGCTCCCCAAAAAGCAGATGAGAAACCAGCGGCTCAGTCCGATGTACCGGAATACTTCTTGTTACGGCCCGACGTCGAGAAAGCGTATGGCTATTCCCATGCCGTTCGGATTGGCAACGAACTGAAAATATCGGGTGCGGTCAGTATGGACGAGAAAGGAAACCTGACGGCTAAGGGTGATCTGGGGCAACAGATGAAAAATTGCTACGCCGATCTGGACAAAGTTCTGAAGCACTATGGCTACAACTGGGACGACGTTGTGGTGGAGAATATTCTGACCACGAACATGTCCGAATTTGTGGCACAGTCGGCTTACCGAAATACGATCTACAAAAAGCAGTTTCCGACCGGGTCGTGGTTTGGCGTGAAGGAATTAGCCTTGCCCGGCCAGTTGATCGAGATTGAGTTAGAAGCCTATAAAGTGCGCTGA